One stretch of Lysinibacter cavernae DNA includes these proteins:
- a CDS encoding FABP family protein, with protein MISIPTDLPAELGPLSWLLGVWEGSGVIDYTLDPGTPDERRITTEFGQRVSFSHDGLPYLNYSSYAWIIGDDAHESDDVSMSRPLVSETGYWRLSRPQTDNDPGPGMLPGAGAVAYPTVESVEALRVPEAEGEGFPLEVSIVHPTGVSEVYLGRIAGPRIDLATDYVMRTAGSKEYTSATRMYGLVDAHLLWAWDMSALGQPLKSHASARLAKRD; from the coding sequence ATGATCTCAATCCCAACCGACCTCCCCGCCGAACTCGGACCGCTCTCGTGGCTGCTCGGCGTATGGGAAGGCAGCGGAGTCATCGATTACACGCTTGACCCAGGTACGCCGGACGAGCGTCGCATCACCACAGAATTTGGTCAGCGAGTGAGCTTCAGCCACGACGGCCTTCCCTACCTCAACTACAGCTCGTACGCCTGGATCATTGGCGACGACGCTCACGAGAGTGACGATGTCTCGATGAGCCGTCCGCTCGTGAGCGAGACGGGTTACTGGCGCTTGAGTCGTCCGCAGACGGATAACGATCCTGGTCCTGGCATGCTCCCAGGCGCTGGTGCCGTCGCATATCCAACCGTCGAATCGGTTGAGGCGCTGCGCGTTCCCGAGGCAGAGGGGGAGGGATTCCCTCTCGAAGTTTCGATTGTTCATCCAACCGGTGTGAGCGAGGTCTATCTTGGGCGTATCGCCGGGCCGCGCATCGACCTCGCGACCGATTACGTCATGCGCACTGCTGGCTCGAAGGAATACACCTCGGCGACGCGGATGTACGGGTTGGTTGATGCCCACCTCCTGTGGGCCTGGGACATGAGCGCTCTTGGCCAGCCGCTGAAGAGCCACGCCTCGGCACGCCTGGCCAAACGCGATTAG
- a CDS encoding YgfZ/GcvT domain-containing protein, with the protein MSELSGPSPFASLNGAVAEPELGPIAHFGAPNQEQRALANGVAITDLSDRGIISVTGPDRLTWLDSITSQRISSLRPGESSETILLGPTGRIEHNMHVFDDGETTWLIVEQSQVHDLFAFLDRMRFTLRVEVAIRSEEFIVVGAFLSTAEGEPSPAAGILSEHAAVPAGIPLVWADSWATPPAGGWQYAAEADATGEPHPAPLWRAGEAVIPRSSVGQLLLSLPDAGVSVAGWLAFEALRVEAWRPRQLTEVDERSIPHEYDWMRTAVHLNKGCYRGQETVAKVHNLGHPPRRLVMLHLDGTESILPGHGDPVYVGEGEDRKQVGLITSAARHYELGGIALALLKRSAPADVDLVVVVGDDQTEIAAGQNVIVPPGAGAVADVPKLPRLGVRRPG; encoded by the coding sequence ATGTCCGAGTTGTCTGGTCCAAGTCCCTTTGCCTCGTTGAACGGTGCCGTTGCTGAGCCGGAACTCGGCCCGATCGCGCATTTTGGTGCGCCGAATCAGGAACAACGGGCACTCGCCAACGGCGTCGCGATTACCGACCTGAGCGACAGGGGAATCATCTCTGTCACCGGGCCAGACCGGCTGACCTGGCTCGACTCCATTACGAGCCAGCGGATATCGTCCCTTCGACCGGGTGAATCAAGCGAAACCATCCTGCTTGGACCAACCGGTCGTATCGAGCACAACATGCATGTGTTTGATGATGGAGAAACGACCTGGCTCATTGTTGAGCAGTCCCAGGTCCACGACTTGTTTGCGTTCCTCGATCGGATGCGTTTCACGCTTCGCGTTGAGGTAGCTATTCGCAGCGAAGAATTTATCGTTGTTGGCGCCTTTCTGAGCACGGCAGAAGGCGAGCCTTCGCCGGCCGCTGGTATCCTCTCCGAGCACGCTGCCGTGCCTGCGGGTATCCCGCTCGTCTGGGCAGACTCATGGGCAACGCCCCCTGCCGGTGGTTGGCAGTATGCGGCCGAAGCTGATGCAACTGGTGAGCCGCATCCAGCGCCGCTGTGGCGGGCGGGTGAGGCGGTTATCCCTCGGTCGAGCGTTGGGCAACTCCTGCTGAGTCTTCCGGATGCGGGTGTATCCGTTGCCGGATGGCTCGCATTTGAGGCGTTGCGCGTTGAGGCTTGGCGACCGCGACAGCTCACCGAAGTCGACGAGCGTTCGATTCCTCACGAGTACGACTGGATGCGTACCGCTGTGCACCTCAATAAGGGCTGCTATCGCGGTCAAGAGACGGTAGCGAAGGTCCATAACCTTGGTCATCCTCCGCGACGCTTGGTCATGCTCCACCTTGATGGAACCGAATCAATCCTGCCAGGGCACGGCGACCCCGTCTACGTTGGCGAGGGCGAGGACCGGAAGCAGGTTGGCCTCATTACGTCAGCGGCTCGGCATTACGAGCTTGGCGGCATTGCGCTTGCCCTGCTGAAGCGTTCGGCGCCTGCCGACGTGGATCTTGTTGTTGTGGTCGGTGACGATCAGACTGAGATCGCGGCAGGCCAGAACGTGATTGTCCCGCCAGGGGCCGGGGCCGTAGCGGATGTCCCGAAGCTCCCTCGCTTGGGGGTTCGTCGACCTGGCTAA
- a CDS encoding FUSC family protein — MSRSSLAWGFVDLANQPDVLTDDDSWFARGSRRLRRRFDVRAAVRRVAFSAPAIAQITAAALVSYLIAYAVLGHTNPVVAIVVVISSLGLQRDARPRVLVETSLGMVMGIAVSEGWLLIFGPGVWQLGCVLILVLVAGRFFSPSNSFAVIAAIQAALVQVLPVPDGGPFMRSVDGLVAAAVALIFTALIPRDARRGPQRAARKLFGEWNDALSSLASALNLGDETSAERALQRLRQTQKILDDWDESLESAQALARISPFARRHAAELAELGTVLNYMDLATRNLRVITRRAMFKVQDGVARPRLGQLIVSLSSGVVQLGKSVEDPALRETARENLELVVPRLDPQRSGVQDSLGDVAIVLSLRPMLVDLLCAAGASPDEARHLLPPLD; from the coding sequence ATGTCCCGAAGCTCCCTCGCTTGGGGGTTCGTCGACCTGGCTAACCAACCCGACGTACTCACCGACGACGATTCCTGGTTTGCCAGAGGATCCCGTCGGCTTCGGCGACGCTTCGACGTCCGTGCTGCAGTGCGTCGCGTAGCCTTCTCTGCGCCGGCAATCGCGCAGATCACCGCTGCGGCGCTTGTGTCCTATCTCATCGCCTACGCCGTGCTCGGGCATACCAATCCAGTTGTCGCCATCGTCGTGGTTATCTCGAGCCTTGGGCTGCAGCGAGATGCCAGGCCCCGAGTGCTCGTTGAGACCTCGCTTGGCATGGTCATGGGCATCGCCGTTTCTGAGGGCTGGCTCCTGATCTTTGGGCCGGGAGTCTGGCAACTCGGATGCGTGCTCATACTGGTCTTGGTCGCCGGTCGATTCTTTTCGCCGAGTAATAGCTTTGCGGTTATTGCCGCAATTCAGGCCGCCCTTGTGCAGGTGCTTCCGGTGCCAGACGGAGGGCCATTCATGCGCAGTGTTGACGGTCTCGTCGCCGCCGCCGTTGCACTCATCTTCACCGCGTTGATCCCGCGAGACGCGCGACGCGGTCCTCAGCGCGCCGCGCGGAAGCTGTTTGGCGAATGGAACGACGCCCTCTCGTCACTCGCATCAGCGCTCAACCTTGGCGATGAAACGTCGGCGGAACGAGCACTTCAGCGACTCCGCCAGACGCAGAAAATCCTTGACGACTGGGATGAGTCGTTGGAATCGGCCCAAGCCTTGGCAAGGATTTCTCCGTTCGCTCGTCGCCACGCGGCCGAACTTGCCGAGCTCGGAACCGTGCTCAACTACATGGACCTCGCGACACGAAACCTGCGCGTGATCACGCGGCGGGCAATGTTCAAGGTTCAGGATGGTGTGGCCCGCCCCCGACTTGGGCAGCTTATCGTTTCGCTTTCGAGCGGCGTTGTGCAGCTTGGCAAGAGCGTTGAAGATCCGGCTCTGCGTGAAACGGCTCGGGAGAACCTTGAGCTTGTGGTCCCGCGTCTCGATCCGCAACGATCTGGAGTCCAGGATTCGCTCGGCGACGTCGCAATTGTGCTGTCACTTCGACCGATGCTGGTTGACCTCTTGTGTGCGGCGGGCGCTTCCCCCGACGAAGCTCGACATCTCTTGCCGCCGCTCGACTAA